One stretch of Jiangella gansuensis DSM 44835 DNA includes these proteins:
- a CDS encoding cytochrome P450 — translation MTVDFRPSELWEPDTRRDPHAFYARVRVAGRPVPQFDPAGNRLWIVARYADVLHGLQHPAIGHELPGHQVAGLPVAHQPSEAERIAARQLIQLDPPDHTRLRRLVSTAFTARTVARLETWIAGVAADLVARACRLGRFDAVADLADPLPVNVIAQLVGVPEEDRARFRAWSATIVSAADHDGSATLAFAAYIDELAARRRADPQDDLLSELVALETQGDSLDRDELVAMVQLLLIAGQETTVDVIVNGIRLLLTHPEQWHDLLADPSLASAVVEETLRFRGPVEIVPPRYTFRDVDIAGDTIPAFERVGLSLWGANRDPSVFSHPDTFDIHRTDVRRHIAFGHGIHFCLGAALGRLEARIMLDCIARELRDLRLAVDPAELDAFRLHHGALPLRIA, via the coding sequence GTGACTGTCGACTTCAGGCCGTCGGAGTTGTGGGAGCCCGACACCCGCCGCGACCCGCACGCGTTCTACGCGCGCGTGCGGGTCGCGGGCCGGCCGGTCCCGCAGTTCGACCCGGCCGGCAACCGGCTCTGGATCGTCGCGCGCTACGCCGACGTCCTCCACGGCCTCCAGCACCCGGCGATCGGGCACGAGCTGCCCGGACACCAGGTCGCGGGCCTGCCGGTCGCGCATCAGCCGAGCGAGGCGGAGCGGATCGCTGCCCGCCAGCTCATCCAACTGGACCCACCCGACCACACGCGGCTGCGCCGGCTCGTCAGCACCGCCTTCACGGCCCGGACGGTCGCCCGGCTCGAAACATGGATCGCCGGCGTCGCGGCCGACCTGGTCGCGCGGGCCTGCCGGCTGGGCCGCTTCGACGCCGTGGCGGACCTCGCCGATCCACTCCCGGTCAATGTCATCGCGCAGCTCGTGGGCGTCCCAGAGGAGGACCGGGCACGCTTCCGAGCGTGGTCGGCGACCATCGTCTCCGCGGCCGACCACGACGGCTCGGCCACCCTGGCATTCGCTGCCTACATCGACGAGCTGGCCGCGCGCCGCAGGGCGGACCCCCAGGACGATCTGCTCTCGGAGCTCGTCGCGCTGGAGACCCAGGGCGACTCCCTCGATCGCGACGAGCTGGTCGCCATGGTGCAGCTGCTGCTCATCGCCGGACAGGAGACCACCGTCGACGTCATCGTCAACGGCATCCGGCTGCTGCTCACACATCCTGAACAGTGGCATGATCTCCTCGCCGACCCGTCGCTGGCGAGCGCGGTGGTCGAGGAGACCCTGCGCTTCCGCGGTCCGGTCGAGATCGTTCCACCGCGATACACCTTCCGCGACGTCGACATCGCGGGCGACACGATCCCGGCGTTCGAGCGCGTCGGGCTGTCCCTCTGGGGTGCCAACCGGGATCCCTCGGTCTTCTCCCACCCGGACACGTTCGACATCCACCGAACCGACGTCCGCCGGCACATCGCCTTCGGCCACGGGATCCACTTCTGCCTGGGCGCGGCCTTGGGCCGGCTCGAGGCCCGCATCATGCTGGACTGCATCGCCCGCGAGCTGCGCGACCTGCGGCTCGCGGTGGACCCGGCCGAACTGGACGCCTTCCGCCTGCACCACGGGGCCCTGCCGCTGCGGATCGCGTAG
- a CDS encoding GntR family transcriptional regulator, which translates to MSVREEVADALRGAIVSGEMKPGELYSAPGLAERFGISATPVREAMLDLVKQGLVEVVRNKGFKVTDISEGDLDQITQIRELLEPPIAAQAVTLISEKELAALRNLSAAIVDAAARSDLINYVNADREFHVRLLGASGNQRLVRIVEELRAQTRLYGLSALAASGRLVASAQEHETMCDLIEAGRAEELRDLMRTHIGHIRREWAGRDSE; encoded by the coding sequence ATGAGCGTCAGAGAAGAGGTCGCGGACGCCCTGCGTGGCGCCATCGTGTCCGGTGAGATGAAGCCCGGCGAGCTGTACTCCGCCCCAGGGCTGGCCGAGCGGTTCGGTATCTCGGCCACCCCCGTGCGCGAGGCCATGCTGGACCTGGTGAAGCAGGGCCTGGTCGAGGTCGTCCGCAACAAGGGCTTCAAGGTCACCGACATCTCCGAGGGCGACCTCGACCAGATCACGCAGATCCGTGAGCTGCTCGAACCGCCCATCGCCGCGCAGGCGGTCACGCTCATCAGCGAGAAGGAGCTGGCCGCGCTGCGCAACCTGTCCGCGGCCATCGTCGACGCCGCCGCGCGCAGCGACCTGATCAACTACGTCAACGCCGACCGCGAGTTCCACGTTCGGCTGCTGGGCGCCTCGGGCAACCAGCGCCTGGTGCGCATCGTCGAGGAGCTACGCGCGCAGACCCGGCTGTACGGGCTGTCGGCGCTGGCCGCGTCCGGCCGCCTGGTCGCCAGCGCGCAGGAGCACGAGACGATGTGCGACCTCATCGAGGCCGGCCGGGCCGAGGAGCTGCGCGACCTCATGCGCACGCATATCGGCCACATCCGGCGCGAGTGGGCCGGCCGAGACTCCGAGTAG
- a CDS encoding proline racemase family protein — translation MRSTRILHTVESHTEGMPTRVVTGGVGTLPGATMAERRRWFIDNSDHLRQLLMFEPRGHSAMSGAILQPPTRPDADWGVLYIEVSGCLPMCGHGTIGVATVLVETGMVEVTEPVTTIRLDTPAGLVIAEVATSGGAAESVTIRNVASFVDRLDAKVDVPGWGTVTYDLAYGGNFYAILDAGQLGLRVDVAQKDRLLDAGLAIMDAINEHDRPVHPENPEIDVCHHVQLVDPGSDARRSRHAMAIHPGWFDRSPCGTGTSARMAQLHARGELPLDTDFVNESLIGSRFVGRLVEEASVGGVPAVIPTVTGRAWVTGTAQYFLDPTDPFPQGFLL, via the coding sequence ATGCGATCCACCCGGATCCTCCACACCGTGGAATCCCACACGGAGGGCATGCCCACGCGCGTCGTCACCGGTGGCGTCGGGACGCTTCCCGGCGCCACCATGGCCGAGCGGCGGCGGTGGTTCATCGACAACTCCGACCATCTGCGCCAGCTGCTGATGTTCGAGCCGCGCGGCCATTCGGCCATGAGCGGCGCGATCCTGCAGCCGCCCACCCGGCCGGACGCCGACTGGGGCGTGCTCTACATCGAGGTCTCCGGCTGCCTGCCCATGTGCGGGCACGGCACCATCGGCGTCGCGACCGTGCTGGTGGAGACCGGCATGGTGGAGGTCACCGAGCCGGTCACCACCATCCGTCTGGACACTCCGGCCGGCCTGGTCATCGCCGAGGTCGCCACCTCCGGCGGCGCCGCAGAGTCGGTCACGATCCGCAACGTCGCGTCGTTCGTCGACCGGCTGGACGCGAAGGTCGACGTGCCCGGCTGGGGAACCGTCACGTACGACCTCGCTTACGGCGGCAACTTCTACGCCATCCTCGATGCCGGCCAACTTGGCCTCCGCGTCGACGTCGCACAGAAGGACCGGCTGCTCGACGCGGGGCTGGCCATCATGGACGCCATCAATGAGCACGACCGCCCGGTCCACCCGGAGAACCCGGAGATCGACGTGTGCCACCACGTGCAGCTGGTCGACCCGGGCTCCGACGCGCGCCGCTCCCGGCACGCGATGGCCATCCACCCGGGCTGGTTCGATCGCTCCCCCTGCGGCACCGGGACGTCGGCCCGGATGGCACAGTTGCACGCCCGCGGCGAGCTGCCGCTGGACACCGACTTCGTCAACGAGTCCCTGATCGGCAGCCGGTTCGTCGGGCGGCTGGTCGAGGAGGCGTCCGTCGGCGGCGTCCCCGCGGTGATCCCGACGGTGACCGGCCGGGCCTGGGTGACCGGAACCGCGCAGTACTTCCTTGACCCGACAGACCCCTTTCCACAGGGTTTTCTCCTCTAG
- a CDS encoding dihydrodipicolinate synthase family protein, with translation MTSREKPWHGVLVATPTFFRDDLSVDYDRYAEHVRWLAENGCDGVCPNGSLGEYQVLTDEERATMVRVAIENAPEGFTVMPGVGAYGAREARAWAEQAAEAGAPVVMALPPNAYRGDDRSVIEHFREVAKVGLPVSAYNNPIDTKIDLKPALLAELYNEGLIVGVKEFTGESRRSYQIRELAPGLDILIGTDDSVLEVGLAGAKGWVSGYPSAFPQACVKLYHAVLDHDLETALPLYRDLHALLRWDFNTEFIQAIKLSMDVIGRNGGPVRPPRQPMLAADEASVRELTAKAAEKYS, from the coding sequence ATGACCAGTCGTGAAAAGCCGTGGCACGGCGTTCTGGTCGCCACCCCGACGTTCTTCCGGGACGACCTTTCGGTGGACTACGACCGCTACGCCGAGCATGTGCGGTGGCTGGCGGAGAACGGCTGCGACGGCGTCTGCCCCAACGGCTCGCTGGGCGAATACCAGGTACTGACGGACGAGGAGCGGGCCACGATGGTGAGGGTCGCCATCGAGAACGCCCCCGAGGGATTCACCGTCATGCCGGGCGTCGGCGCCTACGGTGCCCGTGAGGCTCGCGCCTGGGCCGAGCAGGCCGCCGAGGCCGGCGCTCCGGTGGTCATGGCGCTGCCGCCCAACGCGTACCGCGGTGACGACCGCTCCGTCATCGAGCATTTCCGAGAGGTCGCGAAGGTCGGTCTCCCGGTGTCGGCGTACAACAACCCGATCGACACGAAGATCGACCTCAAGCCGGCGCTGCTCGCCGAGCTGTACAACGAGGGTCTGATCGTCGGCGTCAAGGAGTTCACCGGCGAGTCCCGGCGCTCCTACCAGATCCGCGAGCTGGCTCCCGGTCTCGACATCCTCATCGGCACCGACGATTCCGTCCTCGAGGTCGGCCTGGCCGGCGCCAAGGGCTGGGTCTCCGGCTACCCGAGCGCCTTCCCGCAGGCCTGTGTGAAGCTCTACCACGCCGTCCTGGACCACGACCTGGAGACCGCGCTGCCGCTCTACCGCGACCTGCACGCGCTGCTGCGCTGGGACTTCAACACCGAGTTCATCCAGGCGATCAAGCTCTCCATGGACGTCATCGGCCGGAACGGCGGGCCGGTGCGGCCGCCCCGTCAGCCTATGCTGGCGGCCGACGAGGCGTCCGTGCGCGAGCTCACGGCGAAGGCCGCCGAGAAGTACTCCTGA
- a CDS encoding aldehyde dehydrogenase (NADP(+)) has protein sequence MSAVDQAVRDAAETTAVFEQAGRTGRADALDAIADAFEADREAIVATADRETGLGPTRLNGELTRTTFQLRLFAEVLREGSYVEATIDHAADTPMGPRPDLRRILVPVGVVGIFGASNFPLAFSVPGGDTASALAAGCPVVVKAHPAHPETSRRTFAAMRAGLTKVGLPETILGMVEGLEAGADLVRHPDVRAVGFTGSTRGGRALYDLAAARPEPIPFYGELGSLNPLVVTPGVAASRAEEFASAYVGSVTMGVGQFCTKPGLLFAPEGADGDRLRSLLGEALGTTSAGRMLTDTIRDAYQAETARRAADSRLRSLSAGADAGSDDPALGRPALFAVAAADLDAELLEECFGPTALVIGYRDTDELLDTLTRIDGQLTATVHATDGETDLVERLHGVLRQRAGRLLFGGFPTGVAVTWAMHHGGPYPSATVSGHTSVGPTSIRRWLRPLSYQNAPQYVLPAELRDEDPGIPRRVNGILKA, from the coding sequence ATGTCTGCTGTCGATCAAGCGGTTCGCGACGCGGCGGAGACTACCGCGGTGTTCGAGCAGGCTGGCCGGACCGGCCGCGCCGACGCACTGGACGCCATCGCCGACGCGTTCGAAGCCGACCGCGAGGCCATCGTCGCCACCGCCGACCGCGAGACCGGCCTGGGGCCCACCCGCCTGAACGGCGAGCTCACCCGCACCACCTTCCAGCTCCGGCTCTTCGCCGAGGTCCTGCGCGAAGGCTCCTACGTCGAGGCCACCATCGACCATGCCGCGGACACCCCCATGGGCCCGCGCCCCGACCTGCGCCGGATTCTCGTGCCGGTCGGCGTCGTCGGCATCTTCGGCGCCAGCAACTTCCCGCTCGCGTTCAGCGTCCCCGGCGGCGACACCGCCTCGGCACTGGCGGCCGGCTGCCCGGTCGTCGTCAAGGCACACCCGGCCCACCCCGAGACCAGCCGCCGCACGTTCGCCGCGATGCGCGCCGGCCTCACCAAGGTGGGGCTGCCCGAAACGATCCTCGGCATGGTCGAGGGCCTCGAGGCCGGCGCCGACCTGGTCCGGCACCCGGACGTGCGCGCCGTCGGCTTCACCGGCTCAACCCGCGGCGGGCGCGCGCTGTACGACCTCGCCGCCGCCCGACCCGAGCCCATTCCGTTCTACGGCGAGCTCGGCAGCCTCAACCCGCTGGTGGTGACGCCCGGCGTCGCCGCGAGCCGGGCCGAGGAGTTCGCCAGCGCATATGTGGGCTCGGTGACCATGGGCGTCGGTCAGTTCTGCACCAAGCCCGGCCTGCTGTTCGCCCCCGAGGGCGCTGACGGCGACCGGCTGCGTTCCCTGCTGGGCGAGGCACTCGGGACGACCTCCGCCGGCCGGATGCTCACCGACACCATCCGCGACGCCTACCAGGCCGAGACGGCGCGCCGCGCGGCCGACTCGCGCCTGCGCAGCCTCTCCGCCGGCGCCGACGCCGGGTCCGACGACCCCGCGCTGGGCCGTCCGGCCCTGTTCGCCGTCGCCGCCGCCGACCTCGACGCCGAACTGCTCGAGGAGTGCTTCGGCCCGACGGCGCTGGTCATCGGCTACCGCGACACCGACGAACTCCTCGACACCCTGACCCGCATCGACGGCCAGCTCACCGCGACCGTGCACGCGACCGACGGCGAGACCGACCTGGTCGAGCGCCTGCACGGCGTGTTGCGGCAGCGCGCCGGCCGGCTACTCTTCGGCGGCTTCCCCACCGGCGTGGCCGTCACCTGGGCCATGCACCACGGCGGGCCGTACCCGTCGGCCACCGTCAGCGGCCACACCTCCGTCGGACCCACCTCCATCCGGCGCTGGCTGCGACCGCTCTCCTACCAGAACGCCCCGCAGTACGTGCTTCCCGCGGAACTGCGGGACGAGGACCCGGGCATTCCGCGCCGGGTGAACGGCATTCTGAAGGCGTAG
- a CDS encoding NAD(P)/FAD-dependent oxidoreductase, translating to MATSPSDRTSPSGAAPAVEPYDVAVVGGGPAGLAAAGAALAAGARVALIDAGRQPGGQYWRHPEGDLGAVADLHHGLTTFRRLVAGVAGAVRFHGHQVWTITTNADGTSDAGFVVRAVADGVERAVPARALVLAPGGYDRQVPFRGWDLPGVYTAGGAQALLKGHEVVAGRRVVVGGTGPFLLPVAAGLAARGADVAGVFEANAPTGWLRRTAAVLPVAGKLTEGAGYAAALARHRVPYRTRSAIVAAHGTDTLTAVTVARLDPRWRVVPGTERVIECDAAAVGWGFTPQLELPLALGCATRVDVDGSLVVAVDDHQRTSVPGVYVAGEATGIGGAPLAVAEGEIAGRAAARVADDGFVTVPAALRRRRRALRRFAAAMHEVHPVRDGWQTWLTDDTLVCRCEEVTAAEVRGAVHDLGATDARTAKLLSRAGMGWCQGRVCGYATACLAASASGADHPGEADLRGIGERPIAAPLTLTELANPE from the coding sequence GTGGCCACCTCGCCGTCTGACCGCACCTCGCCGTCTGGCGCCGCACCCGCGGTCGAGCCGTACGACGTCGCCGTCGTGGGCGGCGGACCGGCCGGGCTGGCCGCCGCCGGCGCCGCACTGGCCGCTGGTGCCCGGGTAGCGCTGATCGACGCCGGCCGGCAGCCGGGCGGCCAGTACTGGCGGCACCCGGAGGGCGATCTCGGCGCCGTCGCCGACCTGCACCACGGCCTCACGACGTTCCGCCGCCTGGTCGCCGGTGTGGCCGGTGCCGTGCGATTCCACGGGCACCAGGTCTGGACCATCACGACGAACGCCGACGGCACGAGTGACGCCGGCTTCGTGGTGCGGGCCGTCGCCGACGGCGTCGAACGGGCGGTGCCGGCCCGGGCGCTCGTGCTCGCCCCCGGCGGTTACGACCGGCAGGTCCCGTTCCGCGGCTGGGACCTTCCGGGCGTGTACACCGCCGGCGGCGCTCAGGCCCTGTTGAAGGGCCATGAGGTGGTGGCCGGGAGGCGGGTCGTGGTCGGCGGGACGGGACCGTTCCTGTTGCCGGTCGCGGCCGGCCTCGCGGCCCGCGGCGCGGACGTCGCCGGGGTCTTCGAGGCGAACGCCCCGACCGGCTGGCTGCGTCGAACCGCCGCCGTCCTGCCGGTGGCCGGCAAGCTCACCGAGGGCGCCGGATACGCGGCCGCGCTGGCCCGGCATCGCGTGCCCTACCGGACCCGGAGCGCCATCGTCGCCGCGCACGGCACCGACACGCTGACGGCGGTCACCGTGGCCCGGCTGGACCCGCGCTGGCGGGTGGTGCCTGGCACCGAGCGGGTGATCGAATGCGATGCGGCCGCGGTCGGGTGGGGGTTCACCCCGCAGTTGGAGCTGCCGCTGGCCCTGGGCTGCGCGACCCGAGTCGACGTCGACGGCTCCCTGGTGGTGGCGGTCGACGACCACCAGCGCACGTCCGTGCCAGGCGTCTATGTCGCGGGCGAGGCGACCGGCATCGGCGGTGCGCCGCTGGCCGTCGCCGAAGGCGAGATCGCGGGCCGGGCCGCGGCCCGGGTGGCCGACGACGGCTTCGTCACGGTGCCGGCCGCGCTTCGCCGGCGCCGGCGGGCACTACGCCGATTCGCTGCTGCCATGCACGAGGTACACCCGGTGCGCGACGGCTGGCAGACCTGGCTGACCGACGACACGCTGGTGTGCCGGTGCGAGGAGGTCACCGCCGCCGAGGTACGCGGCGCGGTGCACGACCTGGGCGCCACCGATGCACGCACCGCCAAGCTGCTCAGCCGGGCCGGCATGGGCTGGTGTCAAGGCCGGGTCTGCGGCTACGCGACCGCATGCCTGGCCGCGTCCGCAAGCGGAGCGGACCACCCGGGCGAGGCGGATCTTCGCGGCATCGGGGAGCGCCCCATCGCCGCACCTTTGACTCTCACCGAACTCGCGAACCCCGAATGA
- a CDS encoding (2Fe-2S)-binding protein has product MTHTFDFDGRTIPFTPGQSIGAALVAAGIRAWRTTRAGDRPRGLFCGIGVCFDCLIEVDDVPNQRACLVPATAGMRVRAQEGTGRGHLAV; this is encoded by the coding sequence ATGACCCACACCTTCGACTTCGACGGGCGCACGATCCCGTTCACCCCGGGCCAGAGCATCGGTGCCGCCCTCGTGGCGGCCGGCATCCGGGCCTGGCGCACCACTCGGGCCGGTGACCGCCCGCGTGGGCTGTTCTGCGGCATCGGCGTCTGCTTCGACTGCCTGATCGAGGTCGACGACGTGCCCAACCAGCGGGCCTGCCTGGTGCCCGCGACCGCGGGCATGCGGGTGCGAGCCCAGGAAGGAACCGGCCGTGGCCACCTCGCCGTCTGA
- a CDS encoding NAD(P)/FAD-dependent oxidoreductase, whose amino-acid sequence MPADVVVIGAGVVGAAIAWHVAQAGLSVTVVDRGPVAGGTTGAGEGNILVSDKPPGAELDLAQLSARRWHTLGHEVGGFEYDPKGGLVVASSAAGFAALAGLAAEQAAAGVETVVVPAADLAEHEPHLNPSMAGGVLYPQDAQVQPMLAAARLLRSACRSGATVRTGVDVTGFLRSGDRVTGVRTSAGDIPAGAVVNAAGTWGGDIASLAGVDVPVLPRRGFILVTEPLPRLIRHKVYAAEYVSDVASDDAALQTSPVVEGTQAGTVLIGSSRERVGYDRTLSVPVLRALAARAVELFPVLAGVQVIRAYRGFRPYCPDHLPVIGADPRAPGLFHACGHEGAGIGLAAGTGVLIAELIGGQQPSLDVTPFRPERFS is encoded by the coding sequence GTGCCCGCTGACGTCGTGGTGATCGGCGCCGGCGTCGTCGGCGCTGCCATCGCCTGGCACGTCGCACAGGCGGGGCTGTCGGTCACCGTCGTCGACCGTGGGCCGGTGGCCGGCGGCACCACCGGCGCCGGCGAGGGCAACATCCTGGTCTCGGACAAGCCGCCGGGCGCGGAGCTCGACCTGGCCCAGCTGTCCGCGCGCCGCTGGCACACGCTCGGGCACGAGGTCGGCGGGTTCGAGTACGACCCGAAGGGCGGCCTCGTCGTCGCCTCCTCCGCGGCCGGCTTCGCCGCACTGGCCGGCCTGGCCGCGGAGCAGGCGGCCGCCGGCGTCGAGACCGTCGTGGTGCCGGCGGCGGACCTGGCCGAGCACGAACCGCACCTGAACCCGTCCATGGCCGGCGGTGTCCTCTACCCGCAGGACGCGCAGGTGCAGCCGATGCTCGCGGCGGCGCGGCTGCTGCGCTCGGCGTGCCGCTCCGGCGCCACGGTGCGCACCGGTGTCGATGTCACCGGATTCCTGCGTTCGGGCGACCGCGTCACCGGTGTACGGACGTCGGCGGGCGACATCCCGGCCGGCGCCGTCGTCAACGCGGCGGGCACCTGGGGAGGCGACATCGCCTCGCTGGCCGGCGTCGACGTGCCGGTGCTCCCCCGCCGCGGTTTCATCCTGGTCACCGAACCACTGCCGCGGCTGATCCGGCACAAGGTGTACGCGGCGGAGTACGTCTCCGACGTGGCCAGCGACGACGCCGCCCTGCAGACCTCGCCGGTGGTCGAGGGCACCCAGGCCGGCACCGTATTGATCGGTTCGAGCCGCGAGCGGGTCGGGTACGACCGGACGCTGTCCGTGCCCGTGCTGCGGGCGCTCGCCGCTCGGGCGGTCGAGCTGTTCCCGGTGCTGGCCGGCGTGCAGGTCATCCGCGCCTACCGCGGTTTCCGCCCGTACTGCCCGGACCACCTGCCGGTGATCGGTGCCGATCCGCGCGCCCCCGGACTGTTCCACGCCTGCGGTCACGAGGGTGCCGGCATCGGGCTCGCGGCGGGCACCGGGGTGCTGATCGCGGAGCTGATCGGCGGGCAGCAGCCGTCCCTCGACGTCACCCCCTTCCGCCCGGAGCGCTTCTCATGA
- a CDS encoding ABC transporter ATP-binding protein: MSLLEVRDLEVHFPIKSGTLFQRTVGAVKAVDGVDLDIEAGTTFGLVGESGCGKSTLGRAVMRLIEPTKGSVTLDGQDLLALSERKLRAVRRQFQMVFQDPMASLDPRQSVESLLTEPLRAHKEPGGPTGHARRIRELLDVVGLSASVVHRYPHEFSGGQRQRLGIARALALNPAMIIADEPVSALDVSIQAQVINLLKELQERFSLTYMIIAHDLAVVRHISTTVAVMYLGGIVEQAPAADLYREPLHPYTKALMSAVPVPDPNVEETRSRILLQGDLPSPANPPAGCRFHTRCPWKQETRCDTERPALRELPGGHKVACHFAEDIRAGKITPHEVKPEEVALSAASEDIGSIETTEAHVAGGLTPGGPPGAR, encoded by the coding sequence GTGAGTCTGCTCGAAGTCCGCGACCTCGAGGTCCACTTCCCCATCAAGTCCGGGACTCTGTTCCAGCGCACCGTGGGCGCGGTCAAGGCCGTCGACGGCGTCGACCTCGACATCGAGGCCGGAACGACGTTCGGCCTGGTGGGCGAGTCCGGGTGCGGCAAGTCCACCCTCGGCCGCGCGGTGATGCGGCTGATCGAGCCGACCAAGGGCTCGGTCACGCTCGACGGCCAGGATCTGCTGGCGCTCAGCGAGCGCAAACTGCGTGCCGTGCGCCGGCAGTTCCAGATGGTGTTCCAGGACCCGATGGCCAGTCTCGACCCGCGGCAGAGTGTGGAGTCACTGCTCACCGAGCCGCTGCGGGCGCACAAGGAGCCCGGCGGCCCGACCGGGCACGCCCGGCGGATCCGGGAGCTGCTCGACGTGGTCGGGCTGTCGGCCTCGGTGGTGCACCGCTACCCTCACGAGTTCTCCGGCGGGCAGCGGCAGCGGCTGGGCATCGCCCGCGCGCTGGCGCTCAACCCGGCCATGATCATCGCCGACGAGCCGGTGTCGGCACTGGACGTGTCGATCCAGGCGCAGGTCATCAACCTGTTGAAGGAACTGCAGGAGCGGTTCTCCCTGACCTATATGATCATCGCGCACGACCTCGCCGTCGTCCGGCACATCAGCACCACGGTCGCGGTCATGTACCTCGGCGGCATCGTGGAGCAGGCCCCGGCCGCCGACCTGTACCGGGAGCCGCTGCACCCATACACGAAGGCGTTGATGAGCGCGGTCCCGGTGCCCGACCCGAACGTCGAGGAGACCCGCAGCCGCATCCTGCTGCAGGGCGATCTGCCGTCGCCGGCGAACCCGCCGGCCGGCTGCCGTTTCCACACCCGCTGCCCGTGGAAGCAGGAGACCCGCTGCGACACCGAGCGGCCGGCGTTGCGCGAGCTGCCCGGCGGGCACAAGGTGGCCTGTCACTTCGCCGAGGACATCCGGGCGGGGAAGATCACCCCGCACGAGGTGAAGCCCGAGGAGGTCGCGCTGTCGGCGGCGTCCGAGGACATCGGCAGCATCGAGACGACAGAAGCGCACGTGGCCGGCGGTCTGACTCCCGGAGGGCCTCCTGGTGCCCGCTGA
- a CDS encoding ABC transporter ATP-binding protein produces the protein MSLLEVRDLSVTFTRSGQRTVRAVDGVTFDVDAGQSVGIVGESGSGKSVTSLAVMGLLPARGAQRTGTVTLDGNELTSMAQRDLRDVRGRDVAMIFQDPMTSLNPVVTIGRQLTEVLTRHAGLAKGEAKAEAEQLLRRVGIPDPVRRLGEYPHQLSGGMRQRVMIAIAIACRPKLLIADEPTTALDVTIQAQILDLLRTLVAESGCGLIMITHDLGVVAGLCDTVHVMYSGRIVESARTKELFGRPSHPYTDGLLQSIPRIDDDDPSQLLHTIPGSARDTVAWERGCAFQPRCDRAVDACLAGPPPVAELGSPLDSHAVRCVRPVGQDLLVDEGNVAR, from the coding sequence ATGAGCCTGCTCGAAGTGCGCGACCTCTCGGTCACGTTCACCCGTTCCGGCCAGCGGACAGTGCGCGCCGTCGACGGCGTCACCTTCGACGTCGACGCCGGCCAGTCGGTCGGCATCGTCGGCGAGTCCGGCTCGGGCAAGTCGGTCACGTCGCTGGCCGTGATGGGCCTGCTGCCGGCGCGAGGTGCGCAACGGACCGGCACGGTCACGCTGGACGGCAACGAGCTGACCTCGATGGCCCAGCGCGACCTGCGCGACGTCCGCGGCCGCGACGTGGCGATGATCTTCCAGGACCCGATGACCTCGCTGAACCCGGTGGTCACGATCGGCCGGCAGCTCACCGAGGTGCTCACCCGGCACGCCGGGCTGGCCAAGGGCGAGGCGAAGGCCGAGGCCGAGCAGTTGCTGCGCCGCGTCGGCATCCCGGACCCGGTGCGCCGGCTCGGTGAGTACCCGCACCAGCTGTCCGGCGGTATGCGGCAGCGGGTCATGATCGCCATCGCGATCGCCTGCCGGCCGAAGCTCCTCATCGCCGACGAGCCGACGACGGCGCTCGACGTCACCATCCAGGCACAGATCCTGGACCTCCTGCGCACGCTGGTCGCGGAGTCCGGCTGCGGACTCATCATGATCACTCACGACCTGGGCGTGGTGGCGGGTCTCTGCGACACGGTGCACGTCATGTACTCGGGGCGGATCGTGGAGTCGGCACGGACGAAGGAGCTGTTCGGCCGGCCGTCGCACCCGTACACCGACGGGCTGCTCCAGTCGATCCCCCGGATCGACGACGACGACCCGTCGCAGTTGCTGCACACCATTCCGGGATCCGCGCGCGACACGGTGGCGTGGGAGCGCGGCTGCGCGTTCCAGCCGCGCTGCGACCGGGCGGTCGACGCCTGCCTGGCCGGCCCGCCGCCGGTGGCCGAGCTCGGCTCCCCGCTGGACAGTCATGCCGTGCGCTGCGTGCGGCCGGTCGGCCAGGATCTGCTCGTCGACGAAGGGAACGTGGCCCGGTGA